One Methylophilus sp. TWE2 DNA segment encodes these proteins:
- the tuf gene encoding elongation factor Tu, with product MAKGKFERTKPHVNVGTIGHVDHGKTTLTAAITTVLTKKFGGEAKAYDQIDAAPEEKARGITINTAHVEYETATRHYAHVDCPGHADYVKNMITGAAQMDGAILVCSAADGPMPQTREHILLARQVGVPYIVVFLNKADMVDDAELLELVEMEVRDLLSKYDFPGDDTPIIKGSAKLALEGDQSEIGEPAIFALADALDSYIPTPERAIDGTFLMPVEDVFSISGRGTVVTGRVERGIVKVGDEIEIVGLKPTLKTTCTGVEMFRKLLDQGQAGDNVGVLLRGTKREEVERGQVLAKSGSIKPHTKFTAEIYVLGKDEGGRHTPFFNGYRPQFYFRTTDVTGAVELPAGTEMVMPGDNVSITVTLIAPIAMEDGLRFAIREGGRTVGAGVVAKIIE from the coding sequence ATGGCAAAAGGCAAATTTGAACGTACCAAGCCACACGTGAACGTTGGTACGATTGGTCACGTTGACCACGGTAAGACAACATTGACAGCGGCGATTACAACCGTGTTGACAAAGAAATTTGGCGGCGAAGCAAAAGCTTACGACCAAATTGACGCGGCACCAGAAGAAAAAGCTCGTGGTATTACCATTAATACAGCCCACGTTGAGTACGAGACTGCTACTCGTCACTACGCACACGTTGACTGCCCAGGCCACGCTGACTATGTTAAAAACATGATTACCGGTGCTGCCCAGATGGACGGCGCGATCCTGGTATGTTCAGCTGCTGACGGCCCTATGCCACAAACACGTGAGCACATCCTGTTGGCCCGCCAAGTTGGCGTACCATACATCGTTGTGTTCCTGAACAAAGCGGACATGGTTGATGACGCTGAGTTGTTGGAGTTGGTTGAGATGGAAGTGCGTGACTTGCTGAGCAAGTACGACTTCCCAGGTGACGACACCCCAATCATCAAAGGTTCTGCTAAATTGGCCCTGGAAGGTGACCAGTCAGAAATCGGCGAGCCAGCGATCTTCGCATTGGCTGATGCATTGGATAGCTACATCCCAACGCCAGAGCGTGCCATCGACGGTACCTTCCTGATGCCAGTAGAAGATGTATTCTCTATCTCTGGTCGTGGTACTGTTGTTACAGGCCGTGTTGAGCGTGGTATCGTTAAAGTCGGCGACGAAATCGAAATCGTTGGTCTGAAACCAACCTTGAAAACCACCTGTACTGGTGTTGAAATGTTCCGTAAACTGCTGGACCAAGGTCAAGCAGGTGACAACGTAGGCGTACTGTTGCGTGGTACTAAGCGTGAAGAAGTTGAGCGTGGTCAAGTGTTGGCTAAATCTGGTTCTATCAAACCACACACCAAGTTCACAGCTGAGATCTACGTGTTGGGTAAAGATGAAGGTGGTCGTCATACGCCATTCTTCAACGGCTACCGTCCACAGTTCTACTTCCGTACCACTGACGTGACTGGTGCAGTTGAGTTGCCAGCAGGTACCGAGATGGTGATGCCAGGTGATAACGTATCTATCACAGTAACTTTGATCGCGCCTATCGCGATGGAAGATGGTCTGCGTTTCGCGATTCGTGAAGGTGGTCGTACCGTTGGTGCTGGCGTTGTTGCCAAAATCATCGAGTAA
- the secE gene encoding preprotein translocase subunit SecE, producing the protein MIDKIKLALSLLLLALGIAGFYLFEDKAMVVRILAVLAGIVASVAVAWTAPQGKQALVFFNESVAEAKRVVWPTRQETMQTTLAVVVLVVIMAAFLALVDISFAYMVQWIMGRGA; encoded by the coding sequence ATGATCGATAAAATCAAACTGGCTTTATCCCTGTTGTTACTAGCTTTAGGGATCGCCGGTTTTTATCTTTTTGAAGATAAAGCAATGGTTGTCAGGATACTTGCCGTATTGGCAGGTATTGTCGCGTCTGTTGCAGTCGCGTGGACTGCGCCGCAAGGTAAGCAGGCGCTGGTTTTCTTTAATGAGTCTGTTGCTGAAGCCAAGCGTGTAGTATGGCCTACGCGTCAGGAAACCATGCAAACGACACTGGCTGTTGTCGTGCTGGTCGTGATCATGGCTGCTTTTTTGGCGTTGGTGGACATCAGTTTTGCCTACATGGTGCAATGGATTATGGGTAGAGGTGCTTAA
- the nusG gene encoding transcription termination/antitermination protein NusG: MAMRWYAVQAFSGMEKSVKAGLEERVARSNIPDQFGDILVPVEEVIELKNGQKTISERRLYPGYVLVQMEMTDESWHLVRSTPRVTSFIGGTAQRPTPIKDKEVEIILRRMDDSKSNPTQKMTFEKGESVRVVDGPFKDFSGSVEEVNYDKNKLRVSVVIFGRATPVELDFAQVEKEV; encoded by the coding sequence ATGGCTATGCGTTGGTATGCAGTTCAGGCCTTCTCCGGCATGGAGAAATCCGTCAAGGCCGGTTTGGAGGAGCGCGTCGCAAGATCGAATATCCCAGATCAGTTCGGTGACATTCTGGTGCCGGTAGAAGAGGTGATTGAGTTGAAAAATGGTCAGAAGACCATTTCTGAGCGTCGCTTGTATCCAGGTTATGTCTTGGTGCAAATGGAAATGACTGACGAAAGCTGGCACTTGGTAAGAAGTACACCCCGTGTCACTTCATTTATCGGTGGGACAGCACAGCGTCCGACTCCGATCAAGGATAAAGAAGTGGAGATCATTCTGCGTCGTATGGATGACAGCAAGTCTAATCCAACGCAGAAAATGACCTTTGAAAAAGGTGAGAGCGTACGTGTGGTTGACGGCCCATTCAAAGACTTCTCTGGCAGTGTCGAAGAAGTGAATTACGATAAAAACAAACTGCGTGTTTCCGTGGTCATTTTTGGCCGGGCAACACCGGTGGAACTGGATTTTGCGCAGGTAGAAAAAGAAGTCTAG
- the rplK gene encoding 50S ribosomal protein L11, producing MAKKVIGYIKLQIPAGKANPSPPVGPALGQRGLNIMEFCKAFNAATQGVEPGLPIPVVITAFADKSFTFVMKTPPATVLIKKAAKLEKGSARPHTDKVGKITRAQAEEIAKTKQPDLTAADLDAAVRTIAGSARSMGIEVEGV from the coding sequence ATGGCAAAGAAAGTCATTGGCTACATCAAGCTGCAGATCCCTGCAGGTAAAGCCAACCCAAGCCCACCAGTTGGTCCAGCACTCGGTCAGCGTGGTCTGAATATCATGGAATTCTGTAAAGCGTTTAACGCGGCAACACAAGGCGTTGAACCAGGTCTGCCTATCCCAGTGGTGATCACTGCGTTTGCAGACAAGAGCTTCACTTTCGTGATGAAAACCCCACCAGCAACCGTGCTGATCAAAAAAGCGGCCAAGCTGGAAAAAGGTTCTGCACGTCCACATACAGACAAGGTTGGCAAGATTACTCGTGCGCAAGCTGAAGAAATTGCTAAAACAAAACAGCCTGACCTGACGGCTGCTGACCTGGATGCCGCTGTACGCACCATTGCTGGTAGCGCACGCAGCATGGGTATCGAAGTGGAGGGTGTATAA
- the rplA gene encoding 50S ribosomal protein L1 encodes MAKRIDTLRAKIDRNKLYPVVDALNLVKEGATAKFNESVDAVINLGIDPRKSDQLVRGAIVLPNGTGKSVRVAVFAQGAQAEAAKAAGADIVGFEDLAEQVKGGMLDFDVAIATPDAMRIVGALGQVLGPRGLMPNPKVGTVTPDAATAVKNAKAGQVQYRTDKGGIVHCTIGRASFTVEQLQGNLSALIEALNKAKPASSKGVYLKKLSVSSTMGPGVRVDQASVAA; translated from the coding sequence ATGGCGAAAAGAATTGATACGTTGCGCGCGAAAATCGATCGCAACAAGCTGTACCCGGTGGTTGACGCACTGAATCTTGTGAAAGAAGGCGCGACTGCCAAATTTAACGAGTCAGTAGATGCAGTGATTAACCTGGGTATCGATCCACGTAAATCTGACCAGCTCGTTCGCGGTGCTATCGTATTGCCTAACGGTACTGGTAAATCCGTACGCGTAGCCGTATTTGCACAAGGTGCGCAAGCTGAAGCGGCTAAAGCAGCTGGCGCTGACATCGTTGGTTTTGAAGACCTGGCTGAGCAAGTGAAAGGCGGTATGCTGGACTTCGACGTGGCGATCGCGACACCGGATGCAATGCGGATCGTGGGTGCTCTGGGTCAAGTGTTGGGTCCACGTGGTTTGATGCCAAACCCAAAAGTGGGTACCGTGACACCAGACGCAGCCACTGCGGTAAAAAATGCTAAAGCCGGTCAAGTACAATACCGTACTGACAAAGGTGGTATCGTACACTGCACGATTGGTCGTGCTTCATTCACTGTTGAGCAATTGCAAGGCAACCTGTCTGCATTGATCGAAGCTTTGAACAAAGCCAAACCAGCGAGCTCAAAAGGTGTATACCTGAAGAAATTGTCCGTCTCCAGCACCATGGGTCCTGGTGTACGTGTCGACCAAGCTTCAGTAGCAGCTTAA
- the rplJ gene encoding 50S ribosomal protein L10, producing MSLNLTEKKEVVAEVAAQVANAQAIVLAEYRGIGVANMTKLRADARNAGVYLRVLKNTLVRRAVEGTPFAALADDMVGPLVYGISADPVAAAKVLNNFAKENELFVLKAGAMPNERLDVAGVQALASTLSRDELLSKLAGMLNEIPTKFARAVAAVRDEKEKQAA from the coding sequence TTGAGTCTTAATCTTACAGAGAAAAAAGAAGTCGTTGCCGAGGTGGCTGCTCAAGTAGCTAACGCACAAGCAATCGTACTTGCAGAGTATCGTGGTATTGGCGTAGCCAATATGACGAAACTGCGTGCTGATGCACGTAATGCAGGTGTGTATCTGCGTGTGTTGAAAAACACCCTGGTTCGTCGTGCAGTAGAAGGTACGCCTTTTGCAGCATTGGCTGACGACATGGTTGGGCCACTGGTATACGGTATTTCTGCCGATCCAGTAGCAGCTGCCAAAGTATTGAATAATTTCGCCAAAGAAAACGAATTGTTCGTACTGAAAGCGGGTGCAATGCCTAATGAGCGTCTTGATGTTGCTGGCGTACAAGCGTTGGCATCTACATTGAGCCGTGATGAGTTGCTGTCCAAACTGGCTGGCATGCTCAACGAAATCCCAACCAAGTTTGCTCGTGCCGTTGCAGCAGTACGCGACGAAAAAGAAAAGCAAGCGGCTTAA
- the rplL gene encoding 50S ribosomal protein L7/L12 codes for MAISNADILDAIGGMTVLELTAFIKEIEEKFGVSAAAVAVAAGGAAAGGAAPAAAEQTEFNVILNGAGDNKVSVIKAVRELTGLGLKEAKDLVDGAPKAVKEGVSKADAEAAVKKLIEAGATAEMK; via the coding sequence ATGGCAATTTCTAATGCTGACATCTTAGATGCAATCGGTGGCATGACCGTATTGGAACTGACTGCATTCATCAAAGAAATCGAAGAGAAGTTTGGTGTTTCTGCTGCTGCGGTTGCAGTTGCTGCTGGCGGCGCTGCTGCGGGCGGTGCTGCTCCAGCTGCTGCTGAGCAAACTGAGTTCAACGTGATCTTGAACGGCGCTGGCGACAACAAAGTTAGCGTGATTAAAGCAGTTCGTGAACTGACTGGCCTGGGCTTGAAAGAAGCTAAAGACCTGGTTGACGGTGCACCAAAAGCAGTTAAAGAAGGCGTAAGCAAGGCTGACGCTGAAGCAGCTGTGAAGAAATTGATCGAAGCGGGCGCAACTGCTGAGATGAAATAA
- the rpoB gene encoding DNA-directed RNA polymerase subunit beta — protein sequence MSYSFTEKKRIRKSFAKRDSVQEVPYLLAMQLESYKSFLQENVPVDQRKNEGLESTFRSIFPIVSHSENARLDYVSYQLGAEPFDVKECQQRGLTYAVPLRVKVRLTIMDREASKPTVKEVKEQEVYMGELPLMTENGSFIINGTERVIVSQLHRSPGVFFEHDRGKTHSSGKLLFSARIIPYRGSWLDFEFDPKDYLYFRVDRRRKMPVTILLKALGYTPEQILETFHDTDTFHIGPKGVEFELVADRLRGEVAKFDITDKDGNVLVAKDKRITVKHIRDIEKAGVKTMSVPTDFMMGRAIAKNIIDTETGELIANANDELTPSLLEKLVASKINQIDTIYTNDLDHGNFISQTLRSDEIPDQYSARVAIYRMMRPGEPPTEEAVEALFKGLFFTEDRYDLSVVGRMKFNRRAYPSKLEERTATWMRRFYEKVGPQGDTGSNVLSNEDILAVIGVLIELRNGRGEIDDIDHLGNRRIRSVGELAENQFRAGLVRVERAVKERLSQAESENLMPHDLINAKPVSSAIREFFGSSQLSQFMDQTNPLSEITHKRRISALGPGGLTRERAGFEVRDVHTTHYGRVCPIETPEGPNIGLINSLALYARTNEYGFLETPYRLVEDNKVSGKIDYLSAIEESQYVIAQANTEVAKDGGFKEDLISARFHNEFTMTQPERVQYMDVAPGQIVSVAASLIPFLEHDDANRALMGANMQRQAVPCLRAEKAVVGTGIERTVAVDSGTVVTARRGGVVDYVDSGRIVIRVHDAEAQAGEVGVDIYNLTKYTRSNQNTNINQRPLVKVGDIIARGDVVADGASTDMGELALGQNMLVGFMPWNGYNYEDSILISERVVADDRYTSIHIEELSVVARDTKLGPEEITRDISNLSERMLGRLDDSGIIYIGAEVEAGDVLVGKVTPKGETTLTPEEKLLRAIFGEKASDVKDTSLRVPSGMTGTVIDVQVFTREGIDRDARAQQIIDDQLSHYKKDLGDQMRIVEDDTFGRISRLLVGKAATGGPNKLKKGDTLTQEYLESVGRYDWFDIRLSDEEAARQLEQLKDSLSQARVEFDNKFEEKKRKLTQGDELPPGVQKMVKVYLAVKRRIQPGDKMAGRHGNKGVISKICPVEDMPHMADGTPLDIVLNPLGVPSRMNIGQILETHLGWAAKGLGKRLGDMLQAETKVAEIRAFLDKIYNSSTGKKEDIDGLTDAEVIDLATNLKHGVPFATPVFDGAAESDIRAMLDLAFPDDDEHTKKLQFHAGKTQVKLFDGRTGDAFERPVTVGYMHVLKLHHLVDDKMHARSTGPYSLVTQQPLGGKAQFGGQRFGEMEVWALEAYGASYTLQEMLTVKSDDVNGRTKVYENIVKGEHKIDAGMPESFNVLVKEIRSLAIDIDLDRN from the coding sequence ATGAGCTATTCCTTTACCGAAAAGAAACGCATCCGCAAAAGCTTTGCCAAGCGTGACAGCGTTCAAGAGGTGCCTTACCTGCTGGCCATGCAGTTGGAATCCTACAAATCATTCCTGCAGGAAAATGTTCCAGTTGATCAGCGTAAAAATGAAGGTCTGGAATCTACTTTCCGTTCCATTTTCCCGATTGTCAGCCATTCCGAGAATGCACGTCTGGATTATGTGAGCTACCAATTAGGCGCAGAGCCGTTTGACGTCAAAGAATGTCAGCAACGCGGCCTGACTTACGCCGTACCATTGCGCGTCAAAGTACGTTTGACCATCATGGACCGTGAGGCGTCCAAACCAACCGTTAAAGAAGTGAAAGAGCAAGAAGTGTACATGGGTGAATTGCCACTCATGACCGAGAACGGGTCTTTCATCATCAACGGTACCGAGCGAGTGATTGTCTCCCAGTTGCACCGCAGCCCGGGCGTATTCTTTGAGCATGATCGCGGTAAAACCCATAGCTCCGGTAAATTGCTGTTCTCCGCACGCATCATTCCTTACCGTGGTTCGTGGTTGGACTTTGAGTTTGACCCGAAAGATTACCTGTACTTCCGTGTAGACCGTCGCCGCAAAATGCCAGTGACCATCTTGCTGAAGGCATTGGGCTATACACCAGAACAAATCCTGGAAACATTCCACGACACCGACACTTTCCACATTGGCCCTAAAGGCGTGGAATTTGAGTTGGTGGCTGACCGCTTGCGTGGCGAAGTGGCCAAATTTGATATTACTGACAAAGACGGTAACGTTCTGGTTGCCAAAGACAAGCGTATTACTGTCAAACATATTCGTGATATCGAAAAAGCGGGCGTGAAAACCATGTCCGTGCCGACCGATTTCATGATGGGTCGCGCCATTGCCAAAAATATTATTGACACAGAAACCGGTGAGTTGATTGCCAATGCTAATGATGAATTAACACCATCATTGCTGGAAAAACTGGTCGCGTCCAAGATCAATCAAATCGACACCATTTACACCAATGATCTGGATCACGGTAACTTCATTTCGCAAACGCTGCGTAGTGATGAAATTCCTGACCAGTACAGTGCGCGTGTGGCGATTTACCGCATGATGCGCCCAGGCGAACCACCCACCGAAGAAGCGGTTGAGGCGTTGTTTAAAGGCTTGTTCTTCACAGAAGACCGTTACGATTTGTCTGTGGTCGGCCGTATGAAGTTCAACCGTCGCGCTTACCCAAGCAAACTGGAAGAGCGCACTGCAACCTGGATGCGCCGTTTCTATGAAAAGGTCGGCCCACAAGGCGACACGGGCAGCAATGTACTGTCTAACGAAGATATCCTGGCCGTGATTGGCGTGTTGATCGAGTTGCGCAATGGCCGTGGCGAGATCGATGACATTGATCACTTGGGTAACCGCCGTATCCGTTCCGTGGGTGAATTGGCTGAAAACCAGTTCCGTGCCGGATTGGTGCGTGTTGAGCGTGCAGTGAAAGAACGTCTGTCTCAAGCTGAGTCAGAAAACCTGATGCCGCATGACTTAATTAATGCCAAACCAGTATCGAGCGCGATCCGTGAATTCTTCGGTTCCAGCCAGTTGTCACAGTTTATGGACCAGACCAACCCATTGTCCGAGATTACGCACAAACGCCGTATCTCAGCCCTGGGCCCAGGCGGCTTGACCCGTGAGCGTGCCGGTTTTGAAGTGCGTGACGTACATACGACCCACTATGGCCGTGTATGTCCAATCGAAACGCCAGAAGGTCCAAACATTGGTTTGATCAACTCACTGGCGCTTTATGCCCGTACTAACGAATACGGTTTCCTGGAAACCCCCTATCGTTTGGTTGAAGATAACAAGGTGTCAGGCAAGATTGATTACTTGTCGGCGATTGAAGAGAGCCAGTATGTAATCGCCCAGGCGAACACCGAAGTGGCTAAAGACGGCGGCTTCAAGGAAGACCTGATTTCTGCGCGTTTCCACAATGAATTCACCATGACACAACCTGAGCGCGTGCAGTATATGGACGTGGCGCCGGGCCAGATCGTGTCTGTAGCGGCTTCATTGATTCCGTTCCTGGAACACGATGACGCGAACCGTGCCTTGATGGGCGCCAACATGCAACGTCAAGCGGTGCCATGTCTGCGTGCTGAAAAAGCCGTGGTCGGTACTGGTATTGAGCGTACCGTGGCGGTTGACTCTGGTACTGTCGTAACAGCACGCCGTGGCGGTGTCGTGGATTACGTCGACTCTGGTCGTATTGTGATCCGTGTACACGATGCTGAAGCGCAAGCGGGCGAAGTGGGTGTGGATATCTACAACCTGACCAAGTACACACGTTCTAACCAGAACACCAACATCAATCAGCGTCCGCTGGTCAAAGTAGGCGATATCATTGCCCGCGGTGACGTGGTAGCAGATGGTGCGTCTACCGATATGGGCGAATTGGCCCTCGGCCAGAACATGCTGGTAGGCTTTATGCCGTGGAACGGTTACAACTACGAAGACTCGATCCTAATCTCCGAGCGCGTCGTGGCGGATGACCGTTACACGTCTATCCACATTGAAGAACTGTCAGTGGTGGCACGTGATACCAAGCTGGGACCTGAGGAGATTACCCGTGATATTTCAAACCTGTCCGAGCGCATGCTGGGCCGTTTGGATGACTCAGGTATTATCTACATTGGTGCTGAAGTCGAAGCCGGTGACGTATTGGTGGGTAAGGTGACGCCAAAAGGTGAAACCACTTTAACGCCAGAAGAAAAATTGCTACGTGCAATTTTTGGTGAAAAAGCGTCTGACGTAAAAGACACCTCACTGCGCGTACCTTCTGGCATGACCGGTACTGTCATCGACGTGCAAGTCTTCACGCGTGAAGGCATAGACCGCGATGCACGTGCGCAGCAGATTATTGATGACCAGTTGTCTCACTATAAGAAAGATCTGGGCGACCAGATGCGTATTGTGGAAGACGATACCTTTGGCCGTATCAGCCGCCTGCTGGTGGGTAAAGCCGCCACCGGTGGTCCTAACAAACTGAAAAAAGGCGATACGCTGACCCAGGAATACTTGGAAAGCGTCGGTCGTTATGACTGGTTTGATATCCGTCTGAGCGATGAAGAAGCTGCGCGTCAACTGGAGCAGTTGAAAGACAGCTTGAGTCAGGCGCGCGTTGAATTCGACAACAAGTTCGAAGAGAAAAAGCGTAAACTGACTCAAGGTGACGAATTGCCACCTGGCGTGCAGAAAATGGTTAAGGTTTACCTGGCAGTGAAGCGTCGTATCCAGCCTGGTGACAAAATGGCGGGTCGTCACGGTAACAAGGGTGTGATCTCCAAGATTTGTCCAGTGGAAGACATGCCCCACATGGCAGACGGTACCCCATTGGACATCGTGTTGAACCCGTTGGGTGTGCCTTCACGTATGAACATTGGCCAGATTCTGGAAACCCATTTGGGCTGGGCTGCTAAAGGTCTGGGTAAACGCTTGGGCGACATGTTGCAGGCTGAAACCAAAGTGGCAGAAATTCGTGCGTTCCTGGACAAGATCTACAACAGCAGCACCGGCAAGAAAGAAGATATTGATGGCCTGACTGACGCTGAAGTGATTGATTTAGCGACTAACCTGAAACACGGTGTGCCGTTCGCGACACCAGTGTTTGACGGTGCTGCCGAGTCTGACATTCGTGCAATGCTGGATCTGGCTTTCCCGGATGATGACGAGCACACCAAGAAATTGCAGTTCCATGCAGGTAAAACACAGGTCAAACTGTTTGACGGCCGTACCGGTGATGCCTTCGAGCGTCCAGTGACTGTCGGTTACATGCATGTATTGAAACTGCACCACTTGGTTGATGACAAGATGCACGCACGTTCTACTGGTCCTTACAGCCTGGTGACACAGCAGCCGTTGGGTGGTAAAGCCCAGTTCGGTGGTCAGCGCTTCGGTGAGATGGAAGTGTGGGCACTGGAAGCGTATGGCGCGTCATACACCTTGCAAGAGATGTTGACCGTGAAATCAGATGACGTGAATGGCCGTACCAAAGTGTACGAAAACATCGTCAAAGGTGAGCACAAAATTGATGCGGGTATGCCTGAATCATTCAACGTGTTAGTGAAAGAAATCCGTTCACTGGCCATTGATATTGATTTGGACCGTAACTAA